A part of Vulcanisaeta moutnovskia 768-28 genomic DNA contains:
- a CDS encoding acetyl ornithine aminotransferase family protein: MPPKWYWSIDPNSVPKIVVEPPGPKAQEVIKMDESSIMQSFGRWYPLVIRRGYGPVVEDADGNLYIDFNAGIAVMNVGHSHPRIVEAIKRQAELFTHYSMTDFYYELIIRHASMLRGIVPISGDKRVFYTNSGTESIEGAMKVVRGHFRNQRPYIIAFLGAFHGRTYGSMALTASKPIQRYGFNPMLSNVIHIPYPYPYRCPFGQNLTDEECGEAVLGYLEDWIFSKMIDPSETSAIFFEPIQGEGGYVVPPRNFFPGLRKIADKYGILLVDDEVQAGFGRTGKWFAIEHWGVEPDIITMAKAIAAGLPLGAIVGRASVMDLPRGSHANTFGGNPVALAAGIEVINVISDEDLMVNAQRVGDYIKKRFIEEMDHVELIGDVRGLGLMIGVELVKNKRTKEYATKEIEQVLYESFKRGVAVISAGKSTIRIAPPLNIPMELADKAVNIIIDVIKKVDRERVK, encoded by the coding sequence ATGCCACCTAAATGGTACTGGTCAATAGACCCAAATAGCGTTCCTAAAATAGTTGTTGAACCACCAGGCCCTAAGGCCCAAGAAGTAATAAAGATGGATGAGTCATCGATAATGCAGTCCTTTGGACGGTGGTATCCACTGGTTATTCGGCGGGGTTATGGACCTGTTGTTGAGGATGCTGATGGCAACCTATACATTGACTTCAACGCTGGTATTGCTGTTATGAATGTTGGACATAGCCACCCACGGATTGTGGAGGCAATAAAGCGGCAGGCCGAGTTATTTACTCACTATAGCATGACCGACTTCTACTACGAATTAATTATTAGGCATGCATCAATGCTTAGGGGTATAGTACCAATAAGCGGCGATAAGCGTGTATTCTACACAAACTCGGGCACCGAGTCAATAGAGGGCGCGATGAAAGTAGTGCGTGGACACTTCAGGAATCAGAGACCATACATAATAGCCTTCCTGGGCGCCTTCCATGGGAGGACTTATGGCTCGATGGCATTGACCGCAAGTAAACCAATACAGAGGTATGGCTTTAACCCAATGTTATCCAACGTAATCCATATACCATACCCATACCCATACAGATGTCCCTTCGGCCAGAATTTAACTGATGAGGAATGTGGTGAGGCTGTTCTTGGTTACCTTGAGGATTGGATATTTAGTAAGATGATTGATCCAAGTGAGACTTCGGCGATATTCTTTGAGCCTATACAGGGTGAGGGTGGTTATGTTGTTCCGCCAAGGAACTTCTTCCCAGGTTTGAGGAAGATCGCTGATAAGTACGGCATACTCCTCGTCGATGATGAAGTGCAGGCTGGGTTTGGTAGGACTGGTAAGTGGTTTGCAATTGAACATTGGGGTGTTGAACCGGACATAATAACCATGGCCAAGGCAATAGCCGCCGGTCTACCACTCGGTGCCATCGTTGGTAGGGCAAGCGTGATGGATCTACCGAGGGGATCCCACGCAAATACCTTTGGTGGTAATCCAGTGGCTTTGGCGGCTGGTATTGAGGTTATTAACGTAATAAGTGATGAGGACCTTATGGTGAATGCACAGAGGGTTGGTGATTACATTAAGAAGAGGTTTATAGAGGAGATGGATCACGTGGAGTTGATTGGTGATGTACGCGGTCTCGGCCTAATGATTGGTGTTGAATTAGTCAAGAATAAGAGAACCAAGGAATATGCTACCAAGGAGATTGAGCAGGTGCTCTATGAATCCTTCAAGAGAGGCGTTGCTGTAATAAGTGCAGGTAAGTCAACGATTAGAATTGCACCACCGCTAAACATACCTATGGAACTCGCCGATAAGGCTGTGAATATAATAATTGATGTTATTAAGAAGGTTGATAGGGAACGCGTTAAGTGA
- a CDS encoding pyridoxal-phosphate dependent enzyme: protein MLVFAGSDGKNNIFSSVLDFVNGFYPTPLVRFDRFGDVWVKLEFFNPLSRSIKDRTVQFLLRRYLNDELRGRLVFEASSGNVAIALAALANIYEYRYRAYTTRYLPETTEILLRVLGAEVVKVDRETINEEFWHWVGEEAARNGAINLNQFENVNNPEGHYHVTGEEIARQFRSIGKTPKVLVAGIGTGGHITGIARRLKDEFGDVYIVGVEPAAGSAIPGIKRLESGTRWVREIINEVVDVSLEDAVKGVITVARNTGLLVGLSSGAVFQAFLRVREGLGDVTYLLIFPDDIYKYVDIISRFMNST from the coding sequence GTGTTGGTATTTGCAGGAAGTGATGGTAAGAATAATATTTTCTCTAGTGTACTTGATTTTGTGAATGGTTTTTACCCGACACCTCTTGTGAGGTTTGATCGTTTTGGCGATGTTTGGGTTAAACTTGAGTTCTTTAATCCACTGAGTAGGAGTATTAAGGATAGGACTGTTCAGTTCTTACTTCGTAGATATTTAAATGACGAATTGCGTGGTCGCCTTGTGTTTGAGGCTTCCTCTGGTAATGTTGCGATTGCCCTGGCCGCATTGGCGAATATTTATGAGTATAGGTATAGGGCTTATACTACGAGGTATTTGCCGGAGACTACGGAAATTCTTCTCAGGGTTTTGGGCGCCGAGGTTGTTAAAGTTGATAGGGAGACAATTAATGAGGAGTTTTGGCACTGGGTTGGTGAGGAGGCTGCTAGGAATGGAGCGATTAACCTTAATCAATTTGAGAATGTTAATAATCCCGAGGGCCATTACCACGTTACTGGTGAGGAAATCGCCCGGCAGTTCAGGAGTATTGGTAAGACACCTAAGGTCTTAGTTGCTGGTATTGGCACTGGCGGGCACATAACCGGCATTGCCAGGAGACTTAAGGATGAGTTTGGTGATGTCTACATTGTCGGTGTTGAGCCTGCGGCGGGTAGCGCAATACCTGGTATCAAGAGGCTTGAGTCTGGCACTAGGTGGGTTCGTGAGATTATTAATGAGGTTGTTGATGTCAGTCTTGAGGATGCTGTAAAGGGCGTTATTACTGTGGCCAGAAACACTGGCCTACTAGTCGGCCTTAGTAGTGGTGCTGTCTTTCAAGCCTTTCTCAGGGTTAGGGAGGGGCTTGGTGATGTGACTTACTTATTGATTTTTCCTGATGATATTTATAAATACGTGGATATCATTAGTCGTTTCATGAATTCCACGTAA
- a CDS encoding 30S ribosomal protein S17, translated as MVEVIVKELPERPRPGEKVQLPNGEFIRVRHVGIPWLLPPKKVCNDPECPWHGYLSVRGHVFTVTVESVHGRTATVIHEWLHYDPKYKRYEKRRKKIHVKVPSCIEVRPGDIVYIGETRPLAKTIRHVIIGKSEDVTEAKSQVLRLEQSQ; from the coding sequence ATGGTTGAGGTCATTGTTAAGGAGCTGCCTGAGAGGCCTAGGCCTGGTGAGAAGGTTCAGCTGCCTAATGGTGAGTTTATTAGGGTTAGGCATGTTGGTATTCCCTGGCTCTTACCGCCTAAGAAGGTTTGTAATGACCCTGAGTGCCCATGGCATGGCTACCTGAGTGTTAGGGGGCATGTGTTTACCGTTACTGTTGAGAGCGTTCATGGCAGAACTGCCACTGTTATTCATGAGTGGTTGCATTATGATCCTAAGTATAAGAGGTATGAGAAGAGGAGAAAGAAAATTCATGTTAAGGTTCCTTCGTGTATTGAGGTTAGGCCTGGTGATATTGTCTACATTGGTGAGACTAGGCCATTGGCTAAGACCATAAGGCATGTTATCATTGGTAAGAGCGAAGATGTGACTGAGGCTAAGTCCCAAGTGCTCAGGCTTGAGCAGTCACAATAA
- a CDS encoding APC family permease — translation MEKPRLFIRETTGLVREIGPWTALLMNTAFIAFQSGFILLISSMFNFPRGNPLITIIIGAVLFLPLTILLNKIGITYYRTASDYIFVTRNLHPSIGFAAMFMFTIDQMFFNAVLISLGLVTGLAPALVAIGLSNHAADLTLLGNSLMNNPLLIFLTGSIVLTILILINAISIKAGKYLASAISLFGIITFILTIILFYTYTPQIINSINTAAPNLFSQAVSVSRKLPSYGVIMDTIYLIPYLAYVFPFVNFILSVGGEVRRGSAIPIAVFGTYAISTLFLVLSVWVMLSSLGIDRLNGLFAIYYGITNGASWPSTLPPPYPQALLILAIRNPVLQWLIAIGSFTWYINVVSVLIIQIARYILALSFDRVLPSILAYVNPRTHTPVTAHITDLVITLAIMYLYNFSVMPLLSATMDVSTLITILMYFMIITITAIVLGIRTRSVSTTLLGAYVTMLFSWIAYEEIINPAAYLFVQSINTYIIGFFVALFVIGIALYYAMRLYRLRRENMDINMLFKEIPPE, via the coding sequence GTGGAAAAACCAAGACTTTTCATTAGAGAGACTACGGGGCTTGTTAGGGAGATTGGCCCCTGGACAGCCCTTCTAATGAATACTGCTTTCATAGCCTTCCAGTCAGGGTTTATACTGTTGATATCTAGTATGTTCAATTTCCCAAGGGGAAACCCATTAATCACCATCATAATTGGTGCGGTATTATTCCTACCACTAACAATACTACTCAATAAAATAGGCATTACATACTACAGAACGGCCAGTGACTACATATTTGTCACAAGGAACCTACACCCATCAATTGGTTTTGCCGCTATGTTCATGTTCACAATAGACCAAATGTTCTTTAATGCAGTACTAATAAGTCTAGGATTAGTTACGGGACTTGCACCTGCATTAGTAGCCATAGGCCTCTCGAATCACGCAGCAGATCTTACTCTTCTTGGTAACTCATTAATGAACAATCCATTACTGATATTCCTGACAGGCTCCATAGTATTAACAATCCTCATATTGATTAATGCAATATCAATAAAGGCAGGTAAGTACTTGGCCTCGGCGATTTCCCTATTTGGTATCATAACATTCATACTAACGATAATTCTATTCTATACCTACACACCACAAATAATTAATTCAATAAATACGGCTGCACCAAATCTATTTAGCCAAGCGGTTTCAGTATCAAGGAAATTACCAAGTTATGGAGTAATCATGGACACGATATACCTAATACCATACCTGGCCTATGTATTTCCTTTCGTAAACTTCATACTGTCAGTCGGTGGCGAAGTCAGGAGGGGTAGCGCAATACCCATTGCCGTGTTCGGAACCTACGCCATAAGCACCCTATTCCTAGTACTTAGTGTTTGGGTTATGCTTTCATCATTAGGTATTGATAGATTGAATGGATTGTTCGCAATATATTACGGCATTACCAATGGTGCTTCTTGGCCAAGCACATTACCACCACCATATCCACAGGCATTGCTCATACTTGCCATCAGGAACCCAGTGCTTCAGTGGTTAATAGCCATTGGTTCGTTTACCTGGTACATAAATGTTGTCTCGGTCCTAATAATACAAATAGCCAGGTACATACTAGCCCTATCCTTTGATAGGGTATTACCATCAATACTGGCATATGTTAATCCAAGGACCCATACCCCAGTAACAGCCCACATAACCGACCTTGTAATAACCCTGGCAATAATGTATCTATATAACTTCAGCGTGATGCCATTGCTATCGGCTACAATGGACGTGAGCACCCTGATCACAATACTCATGTACTTCATGATAATAACAATAACGGCAATAGTGCTGGGAATTAGAACTAGGTCAGTGAGCACTACATTACTCGGTGCATATGTAACTATGTTATTCTCCTGGATTGCTTATGAGGAGATAATTAATCCAGCAGCTTATCTATTCGTACAATCAATAAATACATACATAATAGGGTTCTTCGTGGCATTATTCGTGATAGGCATAGCGCTATATTATGCAATGCGCCTATACAGGCTAAGGAGGGAGAACATGGATATAAACATGCTATTTAAGGAAATACCACCTGAATGA
- a CDS encoding cytochrome ubiquinol oxidase subunit I: MKKPRWWNTEVMTMVSATDIAVGLIAWAFSVHLPLVYTVLGLGWLLPTLELIGYRRNNQVYVDLAHNMANYLITVYAIGGLFGTIITVFLAGLLPIFTNIAGALLWPVWGVAIAFGVAIALPFIGFYYRSFGRIDPMKHVVIGYGMAVALTVIPAMFRLVFAFINYPAGVEVFKDETSLVGFTLGINWSQVFLNPTYAPLFLATLFGAIAMTGILINSIFGWRYAIDKSEYRLMGYRISNWISLVFGVVYALFAGLYLYEVYLYSPTVAWSILSKPPAYLPSSLYSVYEPTMILTGVFYMDVALGIILLILIVLSFRFINRSISALKLILVLLLMTSAEVMNGLAHLPYAIVPPLSAVPKLVSNYGLQFTLQVANTLKVSTLLTPELNALVQLVSVQPGLLYGSLVIFAIFNALLLYVIYAALSWKWTPQILRVEKQ; encoded by the coding sequence GTGAAGAAGCCAAGGTGGTGGAATACTGAGGTGATGACCATGGTCTCGGCAACAGACATTGCCGTGGGCCTAATCGCCTGGGCCTTCTCAGTACACTTGCCGCTTGTTTACACAGTGCTTGGCCTGGGATGGTTACTACCGACACTTGAGTTAATTGGTTATAGGCGTAATAACCAGGTCTATGTTGACCTAGCCCATAACATGGCCAATTACTTAATTACAGTCTACGCGATTGGTGGGCTCTTCGGCACGATAATAACCGTGTTCCTGGCAGGATTACTACCGATATTCACGAATATAGCTGGGGCCCTCCTATGGCCTGTATGGGGTGTTGCGATAGCCTTTGGTGTTGCCATAGCCCTACCATTCATTGGTTTTTACTACAGGAGTTTTGGCAGGATTGATCCAATGAAACATGTAGTCATTGGCTACGGAATGGCGGTAGCCCTTACTGTCATACCAGCTATGTTTAGGCTCGTATTTGCGTTCATAAATTATCCAGCTGGTGTTGAGGTGTTTAAGGATGAGACATCCCTGGTAGGCTTCACACTGGGTATTAATTGGTCTCAAGTATTCCTAAACCCAACCTATGCACCACTGTTCCTGGCAACACTCTTTGGCGCAATTGCCATGACGGGTATACTTATAAACTCAATATTTGGTTGGAGATATGCAATCGATAAAAGCGAGTATAGACTAATGGGTTACAGAATTAGTAACTGGATAAGCCTAGTATTCGGTGTAGTCTATGCGTTATTCGCTGGGCTATACCTGTATGAGGTTTACCTATACTCACCGACGGTTGCCTGGTCAATACTTAGCAAGCCACCTGCGTACCTTCCCTCAAGTCTCTACTCAGTCTATGAACCAACTATGATATTGACTGGTGTATTCTACATGGACGTAGCCCTCGGCATAATACTACTAATACTAATAGTGCTGTCGTTCAGGTTCATTAATAGGTCAATATCAGCCCTTAAATTGATCCTAGTACTCCTATTAATGACTAGTGCCGAGGTAATGAATGGCTTGGCGCACCTACCCTACGCCATAGTCCCACCGCTATCCGCAGTACCAAAGCTCGTTAGTAATTACGGCTTGCAATTCACGCTACAAGTGGCTAATACCCTTAAGGTCTCTACATTACTAACGCCTGAATTAAATGCCCTAGTGCAATTAGTATCTGTGCAGCCTGGACTACTTTATGGTAGTTTGGTGATATTTGCAATATTCAACGCATTACTACTTTACGTAATTTACGCTGCCTTGTCCTGGAAATGGACGCCACAAATACTTAGAGTTGAGAAGCAGTAA
- a CDS encoding TatD family hydrolase: MLYDAHTHLHEFLDSRIAKFVREIIIAAVSDDYPSSKRTIELSNTYENIVPCIGIHPWNVDKVGFDELRQLEKLLSETRCIGEVGLDKRFAPQTFNRQVEFFQVFINWAKDYDLPLNIHAPDAWNDALEMIRRADVDRALFHWYTGPLNLIQELRDYGYYISINAAIKIQEKSKAVAREAPLDTILLESDGPYEYRGITLEPPMVKDAASIVAEIKGMGIDDLWNTVSNNFSRLFNL, encoded by the coding sequence ATGCTTTATGATGCGCATACTCATTTGCACGAGTTCCTGGATAGCAGGATCGCAAAGTTCGTTAGAGAGATAATAATTGCGGCTGTCTCTGATGATTATCCATCTTCAAAGAGGACCATTGAATTGTCGAATACCTATGAGAACATTGTGCCATGTATTGGCATCCACCCTTGGAATGTGGATAAGGTTGGATTTGATGAATTGAGACAGCTTGAGAAGTTGTTGTCTGAGACTAGGTGCATTGGTGAAGTTGGTCTCGATAAAAGATTTGCTCCTCAAACCTTCAATAGGCAGGTTGAGTTTTTCCAAGTCTTCATTAATTGGGCTAAGGATTATGATCTGCCACTTAATATTCACGCACCTGATGCTTGGAATGATGCCCTTGAAATGATTAGGAGGGCTGATGTGGATAGGGCTTTGTTTCATTGGTACACGGGACCTCTTAATCTTATCCAAGAGCTGAGGGACTATGGGTATTATATATCGATTAATGCTGCAATTAAGATTCAGGAGAAGTCCAAGGCCGTGGCTAGAGAGGCGCCACTTGATACGATATTGCTAGAGAGCGATGGACCTTATGAGTATAGGGGTATCACGCTTGAACCTCCCATGGTTAAGGATGCGGCCAGTATTGTGGCTGAGATAAAGGGCATGGGCATCGATGATCTATGGAATACTGTGAGTAATAATTTCTCTAGGCTTTTTAACCTGTAG
- a CDS encoding cytochrome ubiquinol oxidase subunit I, giving the protein MMDQPILGAPTDIRVVSAVGILAHLSLASSFLGTILLAIVAEFLYIRKHNQFWYNTARTFSVISTIFFGVGAAFGTLVEFGLVTLWSNFISLIGEAIVLPFYLELFAFLIEVIILPLYVFTWNKIKNQVLHWIIGIVAAFGGYYSAYNILAVMASLSMRPPGLEVINLYQATGQNVVGLTDYVIKWASPIDAWNMFWWGANVFIFHGILAVVILTWSIIAAIYLYLYIHDRKPERLMILKILVPTVAVLTAIQGFVIGHLQGELVLQDDPLKLAALEGMFWSGLKIDPLTSFFAYGTFNHAFWGYFSWPTYERPPAFVSVFYWVFMVIFGILLGIWSGALSLWYLFPGFFDRFSWAKTLASFFERSSVYLMPFFAAFASIGGAVSAESGRYPFILVQADPNPSGGPPVITGVPVGPGGLLNPTLYFPVWLAVLVLIVEIAMPSLAVYMVYLYLRGMPRREEAKVVEY; this is encoded by the coding sequence ATGATGGACCAACCCATACTCGGAGCGCCAACTGACATTAGAGTTGTGTCTGCAGTAGGCATACTGGCCCACTTGTCCCTCGCATCGAGCTTCCTTGGCACCATACTCCTGGCAATAGTTGCGGAATTCCTTTACATAAGGAAACATAATCAATTTTGGTATAATACGGCAAGGACATTCTCGGTAATATCAACGATATTCTTCGGTGTTGGGGCTGCCTTCGGTACCTTGGTTGAGTTTGGCCTAGTCACATTATGGAGTAATTTCATATCACTGATTGGTGAGGCAATAGTACTACCGTTTTACCTTGAATTATTTGCCTTCCTAATAGAGGTTATTATACTACCACTTTATGTATTTACTTGGAATAAGATAAAGAACCAAGTATTGCATTGGATAATAGGTATAGTGGCTGCATTCGGCGGCTACTATAGCGCCTATAATATCCTTGCGGTAATGGCATCACTAAGCATGAGACCACCAGGTCTCGAGGTGATTAACCTATACCAAGCCACTGGACAGAATGTCGTTGGCTTAACGGACTATGTAATTAAATGGGCTTCGCCAATAGATGCTTGGAACATGTTTTGGTGGGGTGCGAATGTTTTCATATTCCACGGCATACTAGCCGTAGTAATACTGACCTGGTCCATAATAGCCGCGATATACCTATACCTCTACATACATGATAGGAAGCCCGAGAGGTTAATGATACTTAAGATCCTTGTACCAACAGTGGCCGTACTAACGGCAATACAGGGCTTCGTAATTGGACACCTTCAGGGCGAGCTTGTACTGCAGGATGACCCGCTTAAGTTAGCAGCTCTTGAGGGTATGTTCTGGAGTGGCCTTAAGATTGATCCACTAACGAGCTTCTTTGCCTATGGAACATTCAACCACGCATTCTGGGGCTACTTCAGTTGGCCGACTTACGAGAGGCCTCCAGCATTCGTGTCTGTCTTCTACTGGGTATTCATGGTTATATTTGGGATACTACTTGGTATCTGGAGCGGTGCTTTATCACTGTGGTACTTATTCCCTGGCTTCTTCGACCGCTTTAGTTGGGCTAAAACATTAGCCAGCTTCTTTGAGAGGAGTAGCGTTTACTTAATGCCTTTCTTTGCGGCCTTCGCATCAATAGGTGGTGCAGTCTCTGCAGAATCTGGTAGGTACCCATTCATACTCGTTCAGGCAGATCCTAATCCAAGTGGTGGTCCGCCAGTAATTACTGGTGTTCCTGTTGGACCCGGTGGTTTGTTGAACCCAACGCTTTACTTCCCAGTTTGGTTAGCAGTATTGGTGCTTATTGTTGAGATTGCGATGCCGTCACTAGCCGTATATATGGTCTACCTATACCTAAGGGGAATGCCAAGACGTGAAGAAGCCAAGGTGGTGGAATACTGA
- a CDS encoding Nre family DNA repair protein: protein MRINPALCIRCRGEYNLCGLSYCPVLAELHAKYTLKNIINKEHIDGSSPPSVFVGRIGYPRVNIYPATPPVHGDTSNLEDPRAWLNMGLEDFLSSRLLLIRGSMRVRIEDARNPSRILHDIQVMALSSNSVDSELMLERPVSGRYVLDEHSPPFGPSSPLQKLRINSLPPPPRIIDKVHSDTDLSATEAIWTLYKHGIDVHHISKLLSVGTLGIGKRRRLVPTRWSITAVDKQVSDKMLSEVRDYPLISEYRVYVRSIKDNTFIGILTPHTWLYEWAEAWWPGSTWNLWSGDTVLELDYEGYWGRDDYPSIGGCYYAARIAALEALRSMHRQAAVILWREIYPGFNLPIGVWWVRENIRAMFNGSYEKFYDLRDALSYTAKFLRLPIGKWVSRSYVIRVLTKQSSLTNWLSGG from the coding sequence GTGCGAATAAACCCAGCACTATGCATTAGATGCAGGGGAGAATACAACCTATGCGGCCTATCCTACTGCCCAGTCCTCGCTGAGTTACATGCAAAGTACACACTCAAGAATATCATTAATAAGGAGCACATTGATGGATCATCACCACCAAGCGTATTTGTTGGTCGCATTGGTTACCCAAGGGTCAATATATATCCAGCAACACCACCTGTTCATGGAGACACAAGTAATCTAGAGGATCCAAGGGCCTGGCTGAACATGGGACTAGAGGACTTCCTCTCAAGTAGGTTATTACTAATTAGAGGTTCAATGAGGGTTAGGATTGAGGATGCCAGGAACCCATCGAGGATACTTCATGATATTCAAGTCATGGCATTATCAAGTAATTCTGTGGATTCGGAACTAATGCTCGAGAGGCCAGTCAGTGGTAGGTATGTACTTGATGAGCATTCACCACCCTTTGGCCCCTCATCACCACTACAAAAATTGCGTATAAATTCATTACCACCGCCACCGAGGATAATCGATAAGGTACATAGCGATACTGACCTAAGCGCCACTGAGGCGATTTGGACGTTGTATAAACACGGTATTGACGTTCACCACATATCAAAACTACTGAGTGTTGGTACACTTGGCATTGGTAAAAGGAGGAGACTCGTACCGACTAGGTGGTCAATAACTGCCGTTGATAAGCAGGTCTCTGATAAAATGCTTAGTGAGGTTCGCGACTACCCCCTCATAAGTGAGTATAGGGTCTACGTGAGAAGTATTAAGGACAATACGTTTATTGGCATATTAACACCACATACCTGGCTTTATGAGTGGGCTGAGGCCTGGTGGCCTGGTTCGACGTGGAACCTATGGAGCGGTGATACTGTTCTTGAACTTGATTATGAGGGTTACTGGGGGCGTGATGACTACCCATCAATAGGTGGTTGCTACTATGCAGCTAGGATAGCCGCACTTGAAGCCCTACGTTCAATGCATAGGCAAGCAGCCGTAATACTATGGCGTGAGATTTACCCGGGCTTCAACCTACCCATTGGCGTATGGTGGGTTAGGGAAAATATTAGGGCTATGTTTAATGGGTCATATGAGAAATTCTACGACCTAAGAGATGCATTGAGTTACACGGCCAAATTCCTAAGACTACCAATAGGTAAGTGGGTATCGAGATCCTACGTAATCAGGGTCCTCACCAAGCAATCAAGCCTAACCAATTGGTTGAGCGGTGGGTAG
- a CDS encoding FAD-dependent oxidoreductase has protein sequence MKVVVIGGGAAGMSAASRVKKLRRDANVVVLEGSNMVSHAPCGIPYYLEGLFDNYDLLMHYTPDYFRNVRNIDVRLNDVVVEVGQNYVRTNKGNRFEWDYLVLAMGAIPITPGIPIRGDRVFTVHHPAEAMKLRDALYSVSTIGIIGTGYVGLEVAEALRFRGKNVIMIGRSGYPLRKSLDEDIGNIVKNELSKYGVKLRLNEIILEISDQGDEQVIITDGGKYVVDAVILATGIRPNIELARQLSLRIGETGAVWVDEHMRTSIDNVYAAGDIAETRNLITNKPYWHPFGTTANKMGFVVGSNIAGKLMIFPGVVGTSMTRFMNLYIASTGLTTQEAIRHGFRIRSAVITARTKARYYPGGGYVTIKLIVDDGSMRLIGAQVLGDDGSYVLGKIDTLAALMAKGATVEDLFMSDLAYLPAVTQVWDPLIIAARQFFRN, from the coding sequence ATGAAGGTAGTAGTAATTGGTGGAGGAGCTGCAGGTATGAGTGCAGCATCTCGAGTGAAAAAACTAAGGCGTGATGCGAATGTTGTGGTTCTTGAGGGGAGTAATATGGTTAGCCATGCACCCTGTGGAATACCCTACTATCTTGAGGGTTTATTTGATAACTATGATCTACTTATGCATTATACGCCGGATTACTTTAGGAATGTGAGGAATATTGACGTTAGGCTTAATGACGTTGTAGTGGAGGTTGGGCAGAATTATGTGCGGACCAATAAAGGCAATAGGTTTGAATGGGATTATCTAGTGCTTGCAATGGGAGCGATACCAATAACACCGGGCATACCGATTAGGGGTGATCGTGTATTTACGGTTCATCATCCCGCGGAAGCCATGAAGTTAAGAGATGCCTTATATTCCGTAAGTACCATAGGCATTATTGGAACTGGCTATGTAGGCCTTGAGGTCGCCGAGGCTCTTAGGTTTAGGGGTAAGAACGTGATAATGATCGGTAGGTCGGGCTATCCATTACGTAAATCCCTGGATGAGGATATCGGTAATATCGTTAAGAATGAATTGAGCAAGTATGGTGTAAAATTACGGCTGAATGAGATAATTCTCGAAATCAGTGACCAGGGTGATGAACAGGTAATAATTACGGATGGTGGTAAGTACGTGGTTGATGCCGTAATCCTAGCGACAGGCATAAGACCAAACATAGAATTAGCTAGACAACTTAGTTTGCGCATTGGTGAGACAGGGGCTGTTTGGGTTGATGAGCACATGAGGACAAGTATTGATAATGTCTATGCTGCTGGTGATATTGCTGAGACCAGGAACCTGATAACGAACAAGCCTTACTGGCATCCCTTTGGAACCACGGCTAATAAGATGGGATTTGTTGTCGGTAGCAACATAGCTGGTAAACTCATGATTTTTCCAGGGGTTGTTGGTACTTCAATGACTAGGTTCATGAACCTATACATAGCGAGTACGGGCTTAACGACCCAGGAAGCGATAAGGCATGGGTTTAGGATAAGAAGCGCAGTAATAACTGCCAGAACTAAAGCTAGGTATTACCCTGGTGGTGGTTATGTAACAATAAAGTTAATAGTTGATGACGGTAGTATGAGGTTAATAGGTGCGCAGGTGCTTGGTGATGATGGTTCCTACGTACTTGGCAAGATCGATACATTAGCAGCACTAATGGCTAAGGGAGCAACTGTTGAGGATCTTTTCATGAGTGACTTGGCATATCTACCTGCTGTGACCCAGGTCTGGGATCCGTTGATAATTGCTGCGAGGCAGTTCTTTAGGAATTGA